One Bombus huntii isolate Logan2020A chromosome 12, iyBomHunt1.1, whole genome shotgun sequence DNA segment encodes these proteins:
- the LOC126872139 gene encoding uncharacterized protein LOC126872139 isoform X2, giving the protein MSVRRKRLSRHCIYRHCSGLVCPRKLVKKRKNRQHYVHLRVSQQAISDYWKVTDESVHGENNINEAQIYQENTGGKEKTIKITHEHKEEISKKHDKYAAEEIEKDMVLKSECKSPCVYPNKPCSDCSISPLSLRIAETKHEESESIRKSSSFKHICDSNTKHFLMYMQKDTSSALERKSSSCRTSKIDTSHERSKKTSSEKCSPSGTSFDETTNTDDYMNSILYYDIRKKFASTAKKKSSKNCLKIEKGIELKLTPEAEIKNTEKISSHQESDIDGIKSNFSDNTRVYSLKQKQKYNSKRPINKSATKLQKKLPCRNIEISSDMQQKDTYPVSWYKNTVYQRKLPKYPCQSCYCDAKARNYDDSRWSGSKKQSFSDLQPYSSFQPQYNTLSMNLQPQRNNSPYECLRTKKKIDSRVDYKFSPSHETRSSKFKPQSMQYKEKPTLVIFKNRRSNRSRNSTNSLYSSSTTSTSTIKRPVHDNLVTSQRSTYKSSRYTMPSSDQYKHNKNSAKIDTTSPLSSSSSLSSSKRFHSWTVLPRNAVYHKQEPISSSSCTDVHRWRRRYSETKKRTKESEKEARQIKKSRRKPRFRAQKKKIIYTDERHVRWNIKNMY; this is encoded by the exons ATGAGTGTACGAAGAAAACGATTAAGTAGACACTGTATTTATCGCCATTGCAGCGGTCTCGTATGCCCCCGGAAGTTagtgaaaaaaagaaaaaacaggCAACATTACGTTCACCTACGCGTTTCTCAACAGGCTATTTCTGATTATTGGAAAGTGACCGATGAATCGGTACATggtgaaaataatattaacgaGGCTCAAATATATCAAGAAAATACAGGCGGGAAGGAAAAAACCATAAAAATAACTCACGaacataaagaagaaatatcgaagaagcatgataaatatgcGGCGGAAGAGATTGAAAAGGATATGGTATTAAAATCAGAATGTAAATCTCCGTGTGTTTACCCTAATAAGCCTTGCAGTGATTGCAGTATCTCTCCATTATCTCTACGAATAGCTGAAACTAAACACGAAGAGAGCGAAAGTATTAGAAAATCGAGTAGTTTCAAACACATTTGTGATAgtaatacgaaacattttttaatgtacATGCAGAAAGATACCTCTAGTGCTTTGGAAAGGAAGAGTAGCTCGTGTAGAACTAGTAAAATCGATACATCGCACGAACGTTCAAAGAAAACTTCGAGTGAAAAATGTTCGCCAAGTGGCACAAGTTTCGACGAAACCACTAATACAGATGACTATATGAATTCGATtttgtattacgatatacgaaAAAAATTTGCGTCTACTGCTAAGAAAAAATCAtcaaaaaattgtttgaaGATTGAAAAAGGCATTGAATTAAAATTGACTCCTGaagcagaaataaaaaatacagagaaaattAGTTCACATCAAGAGTCGGACATTGATGGAATCAAAAgtaacttttcggacaacacGCGGGTGTACTCTTTGAAACAAAagcaaaaatataattcaaaaCGCCCTATAAATAAATCGGctacaaaattgcaaaagaaaCTTCCATGTCGTAACATTGAAATTAGTTCAGACATGCAACAGAAAGATACTTACCCTGTTTCTTGGTATAAAAATACAGTGTATCAGAGAAAGCTGCCAAAATATCCTTGTCAAAGCTGTTATTGCGATGCAAA AGCACGTAATTATGATGATTCCCGATGGAGTGGCAGTAAAAAACAATCCTTCTCAGATTTGCAGCCCTATTCTTCGTTTCAACCACAATACAATACGTTATCTATGAATTTGCAACCGCAAAGGAATAATTCTCCATATGAATGTCTGAGgacgaagaaaaaaattgattcaAGGGTCGATTATAAATTTTCACCGTCTCATGAAACTCGTTCGTCGAAATTCAAACCACAATCGATGCAATATAAAGAGAAACCGACTTTGGTCATCTTCAAAAACAGAAGATCCAATAGATCGAGGAATTCGACGAATTCGTTATATAGTTCTTCGACCACTTCTACCAGTACTATTAAGAGACCTGTTCACGACAATTTAGTTACGTCTCAACGTTCAACCTATAAATCATCACGTTATACGATGCCTTCGAGTGATCAATATAAGCATAATAAGAACAGCGCAAAAATAGATACTACTTCTCCGTTGTCTTCATCATCAAGCTTATCATCGTCCAAACGATTTCATTCTTGGACAGTATTACCACGAAACGCTGTTTATCATAAGCAAGAACCgatttcttcctcttcgtgCACAGACGTTCACAGATGGAGAAGAAGATACtcggaaacgaagaaaaggacgA AGGAATCGGAGAAGGAAGCAAGGCAAATTAAAAAGTCGCGGAGAAAACCAAGATTTCGTGcacagaagaagaaaataatatacacgGATGAACGTCACGTTAGATGGAATATTAAGAATATGTATTAG
- the LOC126872139 gene encoding uncharacterized protein LOC126872139 isoform X1, whose protein sequence is MSVRRKRLSRHCIYRHCSGLVCPRKLVKKRKNRQHYVHLRVSQQAISDYWKVTDESVHGENNINEAQIYQENTGGKEKTIKITHEHKEEISKKHDKYAAEEIEKDMVLKSECKSPCVYPNKPCSDCSISPLSLRIAETKHEESESIRKSSSFKHICDSNTKHFLMYMQKDTSSALERKSSSCRTSKIDTSHERSKKTSSEKCSPSGTSFDETTNTDDYMNSILYYDIRKKFASTAKKKSSKNCLKIEKGIELKLTPEAEIKNTEKISSHQESDIDGIKSNFSDNTRVYSLKQKQKYNSKRPINKSATKLQKKLPCRNIEISSDMQQKDTYPVSWYKNTVYQRKLPKYPCQSCYCDAKARNYDDSRWSGSKKQSFSDLQPYSSFQPQYNTLSMNLQPQRNNSPYECLRTKKKIDSRVDYKFSPSHETRSSKFKPQSMQYKEKPTLVIFKNRRSNRSRNSTNSLYSSSTTSTSTIKRPVHDNLVTSQRSTYKSSRYTMPSSDQYKHNKNSAKIDTTSPLSSSSSLSSSKRFHSWTVLPRNAVYHKQEPISSSSCTDVHRWRRRYSETKKRTSSYLSSTTCSCSLSPLSTFRDYCLEESEKEARQIKKSRRKPRFRAQKKKIIYTDERHVRWNIKNMY, encoded by the exons ATGAGTGTACGAAGAAAACGATTAAGTAGACACTGTATTTATCGCCATTGCAGCGGTCTCGTATGCCCCCGGAAGTTagtgaaaaaaagaaaaaacaggCAACATTACGTTCACCTACGCGTTTCTCAACAGGCTATTTCTGATTATTGGAAAGTGACCGATGAATCGGTACATggtgaaaataatattaacgaGGCTCAAATATATCAAGAAAATACAGGCGGGAAGGAAAAAACCATAAAAATAACTCACGaacataaagaagaaatatcgaagaagcatgataaatatgcGGCGGAAGAGATTGAAAAGGATATGGTATTAAAATCAGAATGTAAATCTCCGTGTGTTTACCCTAATAAGCCTTGCAGTGATTGCAGTATCTCTCCATTATCTCTACGAATAGCTGAAACTAAACACGAAGAGAGCGAAAGTATTAGAAAATCGAGTAGTTTCAAACACATTTGTGATAgtaatacgaaacattttttaatgtacATGCAGAAAGATACCTCTAGTGCTTTGGAAAGGAAGAGTAGCTCGTGTAGAACTAGTAAAATCGATACATCGCACGAACGTTCAAAGAAAACTTCGAGTGAAAAATGTTCGCCAAGTGGCACAAGTTTCGACGAAACCACTAATACAGATGACTATATGAATTCGATtttgtattacgatatacgaaAAAAATTTGCGTCTACTGCTAAGAAAAAATCAtcaaaaaattgtttgaaGATTGAAAAAGGCATTGAATTAAAATTGACTCCTGaagcagaaataaaaaatacagagaaaattAGTTCACATCAAGAGTCGGACATTGATGGAATCAAAAgtaacttttcggacaacacGCGGGTGTACTCTTTGAAACAAAagcaaaaatataattcaaaaCGCCCTATAAATAAATCGGctacaaaattgcaaaagaaaCTTCCATGTCGTAACATTGAAATTAGTTCAGACATGCAACAGAAAGATACTTACCCTGTTTCTTGGTATAAAAATACAGTGTATCAGAGAAAGCTGCCAAAATATCCTTGTCAAAGCTGTTATTGCGATGCAAA AGCACGTAATTATGATGATTCCCGATGGAGTGGCAGTAAAAAACAATCCTTCTCAGATTTGCAGCCCTATTCTTCGTTTCAACCACAATACAATACGTTATCTATGAATTTGCAACCGCAAAGGAATAATTCTCCATATGAATGTCTGAGgacgaagaaaaaaattgattcaAGGGTCGATTATAAATTTTCACCGTCTCATGAAACTCGTTCGTCGAAATTCAAACCACAATCGATGCAATATAAAGAGAAACCGACTTTGGTCATCTTCAAAAACAGAAGATCCAATAGATCGAGGAATTCGACGAATTCGTTATATAGTTCTTCGACCACTTCTACCAGTACTATTAAGAGACCTGTTCACGACAATTTAGTTACGTCTCAACGTTCAACCTATAAATCATCACGTTATACGATGCCTTCGAGTGATCAATATAAGCATAATAAGAACAGCGCAAAAATAGATACTACTTCTCCGTTGTCTTCATCATCAAGCTTATCATCGTCCAAACGATTTCATTCTTGGACAGTATTACCACGAAACGCTGTTTATCATAAGCAAGAACCgatttcttcctcttcgtgCACAGACGTTCACAGATGGAGAAGAAGATACtcggaaacgaagaaaaggacgAGTTCGTATCTTTCATCCACTACCTGTTCTTGTTCGTTGTCACCGTTATCGACATTTAGAGATTATTGTTTAGAGGAATCGGAGAAGGAAGCAAGGCAAATTAAAAAGTCGCGGAGAAAACCAAGATTTCGTGcacagaagaagaaaataatatacacgGATGAACGTCACGTTAGATGGAATATTAAGAATATGTATTAG
- the LOC126872135 gene encoding DNA ligase 4 isoform X2: MNGTLASKIEFVELCGIFEKISKTDTRKSRISRKADILEQFFQKCRNMGRELKTEYPDMDVSLFPILRLILPDLEREREAYNLKEKSLADIYISIFCFGKNSKDAIKLKQYKTPTAKNITRCNFADKAYWVLQNRFQREGSHISIEQINFILDNLSLRRNETFKDLLRKLNALEFKWITRIILKRLDLGIGTKKILQVFHPDADSLFNVSSNLRQICDTLYDPQLRYHHDIQVFSHFKPMLLEECQIENVEKLFNGRKQYFVQCKYDGERSQIHMKNGKYKYFTRQGYDITNKPGFGETTSAGFMSSVFGRLLNPQVKSVILDGELMGWHKERKLLGSKGMNFDVKKLSKDSPYQQCFVAFDIIMHNDILLNNEPYEKRLEILKDVFKEEEGCLLLCKSTKVSRSEELCKIFNESIRNKEEGIVVKECDSKYKPNVRNGTNCYKIKAEYSEGLVHDIDLIILGGYYGRKFMGLVNSFLMGVASSAKTPGENPTKFLSVVSVNSGFSMNTLKELGRMFKDKWQTERPENVVPPKVEPNLWIRPENSIILTIKASEMICSNNYPTGYSLRFPRVTSVRTDKPWYDVCTTDNLKLLIKDTQPIQKLTKREIPYEDIEEACESKVCKTRKQRSIKYEEKSMKPNIYDNPPVHLTRLFDDKEICVINGVDELPKEQIEEILLQHRANVVQNPLKENYCIIVGNVKTVRASCIIQSKKYDVVTLDWFRRVTKKENWSSLQDFLPWDLICSRESTKRRLAQYYDDYYDHYTIDADEESLLRSFKKVEDTDQNVKFDYTEMKKIDQELFDSEISPYSLFRGIVAYFYDSSDLSKFEFRFMGGTIRETIDDSVTHIFINNNSTDIELQNLIDNKSQASLTIIKSEWIGECFKQNTIMPYSVYLVQ; encoded by the exons ATGAATGGAACATTAGCTAGTAAAATTGAATTTGTGGAATTGTGCGGTATATTCGAGAAAATCTCTAAAACAGATACTAGGAAATCACGAATATCTAGGAAAGCTGATATTTTGGAGCAGTTCTTTCAGAAATGTCGTAATATGGGTCGTGAATTAAAAACTGAGTATCCAGATATg GATGTTTCACTCTTTCCTATATTAAGATTAATCTTACCAGATCTTGAACGAGAACGTGAGGcatataatttaaaagaaaagtcTCTTGCCGATATTTATATTAGTATATTTTGTTTCGGGAAAAACAGTAAGGATGCAATTAAACTTAAACAGTACAA AACTCCAActgcaaaaaatattacacgTTGCAATTTTGCGGATAAAGCTTATTGGGTTTTACAAAATCGTTTTCAACGTGAAGGTTCTCATATCTCAATAGAACAAATCAATTTTATTCTCGATAATCTATCGTTaagaagaaatgaaacgtTCAAAGATTTATTAAGGAAATTAAATGCATTAGAGTTCAAATGGATAACACGAATTATTCTAAAAAGATTGGATCTTGGTATTGGAACGAAAAAGATATTGCAAG tttttcatcCAGATGCAGATTCATTGTTTAATGTATCATCTAATTTGCGACAAATTTGTGACACATTATATGATCCTCAATTGAGATATCATCATGATATTCAAgttttttctcattttaaGCCTATGTTATTAGAAGAATGTCAAATTGAGAATGTAGAGAAACTTTTTAATGGAAGAAAACAATACTTTGTGCAATGCAAATATGATGGCGAGCGATCTCAAATACATATGAAAAATGGCAAATATAAGTATTTTACAAGACAAGGGTATGATATTACAAATAAGCCTGGTTTTGGGGAAACTACTTCTGCAG GTTTTATGAGCAGTGTATTTGGTCGATTATTAAATCCTCAAGTAAAATCAGTCATTTTAGATGGTGAATTAATGGGTTGGCATAAAGAAAGGAAATTGTTAGGCTCAAAGGGAATGAACTTTGATGTTAAGAAACTCTCAAAGGATAGTCCTTATCAACAATGTTTTGTTGCATTCGATATTATTATGCATAATGATATTTTACTTAATAACGAACCTTATGAAAAAAgacttgaaattttaaaagatGTATTTAAAGAGGAAGAAGGTTGCCTTTTATTATGTAAATCTACTAAAGTTTCTAGAAG CGAggaattatgtaaaatattcaatgaaaGTATTAGgaataaagaagaaggaaTTGTAGTAAAAGAATGTGATAGTAAATATAAACCAAATGTACGAAATGGTActaattgttataaaataaaagctgAG TATTCTGAAGGTTTGGTACACGATATAGATTTAATTATTCTCGGTGGTTATTACGGTAGAAAATTTATGGGTTTAGTAAATAGCTTTTTAATGGGCGTAGCTTCTTCTGCAAAAACTCCTGGTGAAAATCCTACAAAATTTTTATCTGTAGTATCAGTCAACAGTGGTTTTTCTATGAATACATTGAAAGAACTCGGAAGAATGTTTAAAGATAAGTGGCAAACAGAACGACCTGAAAATGTCGTGCCTCCCAAG GTTGAGCCAAATTTATGGATTCGTCCTGAAAATTCCATCATTTTGACCATAAAAGCATCGGAAATGATATGTAGTAATAATTATCCAACCGGATACAGTTTACGATTTCCTAGAGTTACAAGTGTTAGAACTGATAAACCGTGGTATGACGTTTGTACAACTGATAacttgaaattattaattaag gATACGCAACCAATTCAgaaattaacaaaacgagAAATACCTTATGAAGATATAGAAGAAGCATGTGAAAGTAAAGTATGTAAGACAAGGAAACAACGTTCAATAAAATATGAAGAGAAATCAATGAAACCAAACATTTATGACAATCCACCGGTTCATCTTACCCGACTTTTTGACGACAAAGAAATTTGCGTGATAAATGGCGTCGATGAGTTACCTAAAGAACAGATTGAAGAAATTCTTCTGCAACACAGAGCAAATGTTGTACAAAACCCTTTAAAGGAAAATTACTGTATTATTGTTGGTAACGTTAAAACG gTAAGAGCAAGTTGCATCATACAAAGTAAAAAGTATGATGTGGTAACATTGGATTGGTTTAGACGGGTTaccaaaaaagaaaattggtCGTCATTACAAGATTTTTTACCATGGGATTTGATATGTAGTCGTGAATCAACGAAACGACGATTAGCACAATATTATGATGATTATTATGATCACTATACTATAGATGCTGACGAAGAGAGTTTATTACGTTCGTTCAAAAAAGTCGAAGATACG gatcaaaatgttaaatttgattatacagaaatgaaaaaaatagatCAAGAATTATTTGATAGTGAAATATCACCTTATTCTCTATTTCGTGGTATCGTGGCATATTTTTATGACTCATCAGATTTATCAAAATTtgaatttcgttttatggGTGGTACTATTAGAGAAACTATTGACGATTCTGTGAcacatatttttatcaataataaTTCCACCGATATTGAACTCCAAAATTTAATTGACAATAAATCCCAGGCATCGTTAACAATTATTAAAAGCGAATGGATCGGAGAGTGctttaaacaaaatacaattatgcCTTATTCTGTATACCTGGTCCAATAA
- the LOC126872135 gene encoding DNA ligase 4 isoform X1 → MSKMNGTLASKIEFVELCGIFEKISKTDTRKSRISRKADILEQFFQKCRNMGRELKTEYPDMDVSLFPILRLILPDLEREREAYNLKEKSLADIYISIFCFGKNSKDAIKLKQYKTPTAKNITRCNFADKAYWVLQNRFQREGSHISIEQINFILDNLSLRRNETFKDLLRKLNALEFKWITRIILKRLDLGIGTKKILQVFHPDADSLFNVSSNLRQICDTLYDPQLRYHHDIQVFSHFKPMLLEECQIENVEKLFNGRKQYFVQCKYDGERSQIHMKNGKYKYFTRQGYDITNKPGFGETTSAGFMSSVFGRLLNPQVKSVILDGELMGWHKERKLLGSKGMNFDVKKLSKDSPYQQCFVAFDIIMHNDILLNNEPYEKRLEILKDVFKEEEGCLLLCKSTKVSRSEELCKIFNESIRNKEEGIVVKECDSKYKPNVRNGTNCYKIKAEYSEGLVHDIDLIILGGYYGRKFMGLVNSFLMGVASSAKTPGENPTKFLSVVSVNSGFSMNTLKELGRMFKDKWQTERPENVVPPKVEPNLWIRPENSIILTIKASEMICSNNYPTGYSLRFPRVTSVRTDKPWYDVCTTDNLKLLIKDTQPIQKLTKREIPYEDIEEACESKVCKTRKQRSIKYEEKSMKPNIYDNPPVHLTRLFDDKEICVINGVDELPKEQIEEILLQHRANVVQNPLKENYCIIVGNVKTVRASCIIQSKKYDVVTLDWFRRVTKKENWSSLQDFLPWDLICSRESTKRRLAQYYDDYYDHYTIDADEESLLRSFKKVEDTDQNVKFDYTEMKKIDQELFDSEISPYSLFRGIVAYFYDSSDLSKFEFRFMGGTIRETIDDSVTHIFINNNSTDIELQNLIDNKSQASLTIIKSEWIGECFKQNTIMPYSVYLVQ, encoded by the exons at GAGTAAAATGAATGGAACATTAGCTAGTAAAATTGAATTTGTGGAATTGTGCGGTATATTCGAGAAAATCTCTAAAACAGATACTAGGAAATCACGAATATCTAGGAAAGCTGATATTTTGGAGCAGTTCTTTCAGAAATGTCGTAATATGGGTCGTGAATTAAAAACTGAGTATCCAGATATg GATGTTTCACTCTTTCCTATATTAAGATTAATCTTACCAGATCTTGAACGAGAACGTGAGGcatataatttaaaagaaaagtcTCTTGCCGATATTTATATTAGTATATTTTGTTTCGGGAAAAACAGTAAGGATGCAATTAAACTTAAACAGTACAA AACTCCAActgcaaaaaatattacacgTTGCAATTTTGCGGATAAAGCTTATTGGGTTTTACAAAATCGTTTTCAACGTGAAGGTTCTCATATCTCAATAGAACAAATCAATTTTATTCTCGATAATCTATCGTTaagaagaaatgaaacgtTCAAAGATTTATTAAGGAAATTAAATGCATTAGAGTTCAAATGGATAACACGAATTATTCTAAAAAGATTGGATCTTGGTATTGGAACGAAAAAGATATTGCAAG tttttcatcCAGATGCAGATTCATTGTTTAATGTATCATCTAATTTGCGACAAATTTGTGACACATTATATGATCCTCAATTGAGATATCATCATGATATTCAAgttttttctcattttaaGCCTATGTTATTAGAAGAATGTCAAATTGAGAATGTAGAGAAACTTTTTAATGGAAGAAAACAATACTTTGTGCAATGCAAATATGATGGCGAGCGATCTCAAATACATATGAAAAATGGCAAATATAAGTATTTTACAAGACAAGGGTATGATATTACAAATAAGCCTGGTTTTGGGGAAACTACTTCTGCAG GTTTTATGAGCAGTGTATTTGGTCGATTATTAAATCCTCAAGTAAAATCAGTCATTTTAGATGGTGAATTAATGGGTTGGCATAAAGAAAGGAAATTGTTAGGCTCAAAGGGAATGAACTTTGATGTTAAGAAACTCTCAAAGGATAGTCCTTATCAACAATGTTTTGTTGCATTCGATATTATTATGCATAATGATATTTTACTTAATAACGAACCTTATGAAAAAAgacttgaaattttaaaagatGTATTTAAAGAGGAAGAAGGTTGCCTTTTATTATGTAAATCTACTAAAGTTTCTAGAAG CGAggaattatgtaaaatattcaatgaaaGTATTAGgaataaagaagaaggaaTTGTAGTAAAAGAATGTGATAGTAAATATAAACCAAATGTACGAAATGGTActaattgttataaaataaaagctgAG TATTCTGAAGGTTTGGTACACGATATAGATTTAATTATTCTCGGTGGTTATTACGGTAGAAAATTTATGGGTTTAGTAAATAGCTTTTTAATGGGCGTAGCTTCTTCTGCAAAAACTCCTGGTGAAAATCCTACAAAATTTTTATCTGTAGTATCAGTCAACAGTGGTTTTTCTATGAATACATTGAAAGAACTCGGAAGAATGTTTAAAGATAAGTGGCAAACAGAACGACCTGAAAATGTCGTGCCTCCCAAG GTTGAGCCAAATTTATGGATTCGTCCTGAAAATTCCATCATTTTGACCATAAAAGCATCGGAAATGATATGTAGTAATAATTATCCAACCGGATACAGTTTACGATTTCCTAGAGTTACAAGTGTTAGAACTGATAAACCGTGGTATGACGTTTGTACAACTGATAacttgaaattattaattaag gATACGCAACCAATTCAgaaattaacaaaacgagAAATACCTTATGAAGATATAGAAGAAGCATGTGAAAGTAAAGTATGTAAGACAAGGAAACAACGTTCAATAAAATATGAAGAGAAATCAATGAAACCAAACATTTATGACAATCCACCGGTTCATCTTACCCGACTTTTTGACGACAAAGAAATTTGCGTGATAAATGGCGTCGATGAGTTACCTAAAGAACAGATTGAAGAAATTCTTCTGCAACACAGAGCAAATGTTGTACAAAACCCTTTAAAGGAAAATTACTGTATTATTGTTGGTAACGTTAAAACG gTAAGAGCAAGTTGCATCATACAAAGTAAAAAGTATGATGTGGTAACATTGGATTGGTTTAGACGGGTTaccaaaaaagaaaattggtCGTCATTACAAGATTTTTTACCATGGGATTTGATATGTAGTCGTGAATCAACGAAACGACGATTAGCACAATATTATGATGATTATTATGATCACTATACTATAGATGCTGACGAAGAGAGTTTATTACGTTCGTTCAAAAAAGTCGAAGATACG gatcaaaatgttaaatttgattatacagaaatgaaaaaaatagatCAAGAATTATTTGATAGTGAAATATCACCTTATTCTCTATTTCGTGGTATCGTGGCATATTTTTATGACTCATCAGATTTATCAAAATTtgaatttcgttttatggGTGGTACTATTAGAGAAACTATTGACGATTCTGTGAcacatatttttatcaataataaTTCCACCGATATTGAACTCCAAAATTTAATTGACAATAAATCCCAGGCATCGTTAACAATTATTAAAAGCGAATGGATCGGAGAGTGctttaaacaaaatacaattatgcCTTATTCTGTATACCTGGTCCAATAA